In Staphylococcus lloydii, the following proteins share a genomic window:
- a CDS encoding PH domain-containing protein, with the protein MDHSNQYIRSPKSVLKYYYLMEGLLLIIGLIISGVLLYLTNHFDWWKPIYYIVIAVMIFDVLYFIATPLIKYNFTFYRIEEDYVAISKQFFFQKTVLVKFERTQLINRKTNPILHKLSLSKTSVFTAGHIVDLPLIHKQDAEKFETTILSYLRGADFDV; encoded by the coding sequence ATGGATCATAGTAATCAGTATATTCGCAGTCCTAAAAGCGTGCTGAAATATTATTATTTAATGGAAGGATTGTTACTAATTATCGGTTTGATAATTAGCGGCGTATTACTTTATTTGACGAATCATTTTGATTGGTGGAAGCCAATTTATTATATCGTAATAGCAGTAATGATTTTTGATGTTTTATATTTTATCGCGACACCACTGATTAAATATAACTTTACTTTTTATAGGATTGAAGAAGATTATGTCGCAATTTCTAAGCAGTTTTTCTTCCAAAAAACAGTATTAGTTAAGTTCGAAAGAACACAATTAATTAACAGGAAAACGAATCCAATCTTACATAAATTATCATTGAGTAAAACTTCAGTATTTACCGCCGGTCATATTGTAGATTTACCTTTGATACATAAACAAGATGCCGAAAAATTTGAAACAACAATTTTATCGTATTTGAGAGGAGCAGATTTTGATGTATAA
- the alr gene encoding alanine racemase, whose product MADKYYRSTYVNVNLNEIASNYQIFQKIHPKKTVIPVVKANGYGLGSIPIAKKLMDIGVEFFAVATLDEAIELRMHGINAKILVLGVVPAEQITKAIQHRVALTVPSLSWLTTAISHIPDENEKDLWLHIKLDTGMGRLGMKTIEEYKNAIEMIHEQAHLIFEGVFTHFACADEPGDSMNKQQQLFEEMVESAEKPQYIHSQNSAGALMKDTQFCNAVRVGISLYGYYPSAYVKENVKVHLKPSAQWVTEIVQTKTLQSGDSVSYGSIYTATEPTRIGVLPVGYADGFPRLMTGAYVNVNGTQCRIIGKVCMDQTIIKIPDHIEVNDKVILMDHHTDSPQSAETLAKQQQTINYEVLCNLSRRLPRVYYNSDSVEIHNELLK is encoded by the coding sequence ATGGCAGATAAATATTATCGATCTACATATGTGAATGTTAACTTAAATGAAATTGCGTCAAACTATCAAATTTTTCAAAAAATACATCCTAAAAAAACAGTGATTCCTGTAGTTAAAGCGAATGGGTATGGTCTAGGGAGTATACCTATTGCGAAAAAACTTATGGATATTGGCGTTGAATTTTTTGCCGTCGCGACTTTAGATGAAGCTATTGAACTAAGGATGCATGGCATTAACGCTAAAATTTTAGTTTTAGGCGTAGTTCCTGCAGAACAAATAACTAAAGCAATTCAACATCGTGTAGCACTAACCGTACCTTCACTAAGTTGGTTAACTACTGCAATCAGTCATATTCCAGATGAAAATGAAAAAGATTTATGGTTACATATCAAGTTAGATACTGGCATGGGTAGATTAGGCATGAAGACGATTGAAGAGTATAAAAATGCTATTGAAATGATTCATGAACAAGCACATTTAATATTTGAAGGGGTATTTACCCACTTTGCTTGTGCTGATGAGCCAGGTGATTCGATGAATAAGCAACAACAACTATTTGAAGAAATGGTTGAATCTGCCGAGAAACCTCAATATATACATTCTCAAAATTCAGCTGGTGCGCTCATGAAAGATACTCAATTTTGTAATGCCGTACGTGTGGGCATCTCATTATATGGTTACTATCCGTCAGCCTACGTTAAAGAGAACGTTAAAGTTCATCTCAAACCAAGTGCACAATGGGTAACAGAAATTGTGCAAACTAAAACGTTACAATCAGGAGATTCTGTCAGCTATGGTAGTATTTATACAGCAACCGAGCCAACAAGAATCGGAGTCTTGCCTGTTGGATATGCAGATGGCTTTCCACGATTAATGACGGGTGCTTATGTAAACGTTAACGGCACTCAATGTCGTATTATCGGTAAAGTTTGTATGGATCAAACAATTATTAAAATTCCTGATCATATTGAAGTAAATGATAAAGTCATTCTAATGGATCATCATACAGATTCGCCTCAGTCTGCAGAAACGTTGGCAAAACAGCAACAAACGATAAATTATGAAGTGCTTTGTAATCTAAGTAGAAGATTACCACGTGTATATTATAATTCCGATAGTGTAGAAATACACAACGAATTACTGAAATAG
- a CDS encoding PH domain-containing protein: MNDFKQMHKEGKKVMTLRSTILSAIILAILIIVLIVNTLWLDLLSKKVCFWIAIIGIAVIIVNLIIASIIIPRYKYLIFKYKLNDEEIIVRKGLWFISTTKIPLFRIQNVDIQEGIIMRKYNLANVNLSTAGGNAEIILVSKQEANIIKQFIRDNK, translated from the coding sequence ATGAATGATTTTAAGCAAATGCATAAAGAGGGCAAAAAAGTCATGACGCTAAGATCAACCATATTATCTGCTATTATATTGGCTATACTCATTATAGTACTTATTGTAAATACGTTATGGTTAGACTTATTAAGCAAAAAAGTGTGTTTTTGGATAGCAATAATTGGAATAGCGGTTATTATAGTCAACTTAATAATAGCTAGTATCATCATCCCACGCTATAAATATCTAATTTTTAAATATAAACTAAATGACGAAGAAATCATTGTTCGCAAAGGACTATGGTTTATTTCAACGACAAAAATCCCTTTATTTAGAATACAAAACGTTGATATTCAAGAAGGCATTATCATGCGTAAATATAACTTAGCTAATGTAAACTTATCTACAGCCGGTGGTAATGCCGAAATAATTTTAGTTTCAAAGCAAGAGGCGAATATTATAAAACAATTTATAAGAGATAATAAATAG
- a CDS encoding D-alanine--D-alanine ligase yields the protein MAKENICILYGGKSAEHDVSILTAQNVLNAIDKDAYRVDIIYITNDGQWKKKTDIVNEISDNDYLRLKDVEAGDISRLLSTEADQQPYSAVFPLLHGPNGEDGTMQGLFEVLDLPYVGNGVLAASSTMDKLVMKQLFAHRGLPQLPYVSFLRSEYQKYEGNILKLVHDKLEYPVFVKPANLGSSVGISKCNNEEELKQGIEEAFQFDRKLVIEQGIDAREIEVAVLGNDYPETTLPGEVIKDVAFYDYKSKYKDGKISLSIPADLDEEVQMTLRNMAVEAFKATDCSGLLRADFFVTEDNQIFINETNAMPGFTAYSMYPSLWENMGLSYADLIKKLIELAKDKHEDKKKNKYSIN from the coding sequence ATGGCTAAAGAAAATATTTGTATCTTGTATGGAGGTAAAAGTGCCGAACATGACGTGTCGATTTTAACTGCTCAAAATGTACTGAATGCAATTGATAAGGATGCGTATCGCGTAGATATCATTTACATAACAAATGACGGGCAATGGAAAAAGAAAACAGATATCGTTAATGAAATTTCGGACAATGATTACTTAAGATTAAAAGATGTTGAAGCGGGTGATATATCTCGTTTACTATCAACTGAAGCAGACCAACAGCCATATAGTGCAGTCTTTCCATTGTTACATGGTCCAAACGGAGAAGATGGTACGATGCAAGGCTTATTTGAAGTGTTAGATTTACCATACGTTGGTAATGGTGTATTAGCCGCATCAAGTACAATGGATAAATTAGTTATGAAACAACTATTTGCGCATAGAGGATTGCCTCAATTACCGTATGTCAGCTTTTTAAGAAGTGAATACCAAAAATATGAAGGTAATATCTTAAAATTAGTACATGATAAATTAGAATATCCAGTATTTGTTAAACCAGCTAACTTAGGTTCAAGTGTAGGTATTAGTAAATGTAATAATGAAGAAGAATTAAAACAAGGTATAGAAGAAGCTTTCCAATTTGACCGTAAACTAGTTATTGAACAAGGTATTGACGCGCGCGAAATAGAAGTCGCTGTATTAGGTAATGACTACCCAGAAACGACATTGCCAGGGGAAGTTATAAAAGATGTTGCTTTTTATGATTATAAATCAAAATATAAAGATGGTAAGATTAGTCTAAGCATACCAGCTGATTTAGATGAAGAAGTACAAATGACTTTAAGAAATATGGCAGTAGAAGCTTTCAAAGCAACAGACTGTTCAGGATTATTACGTGCTGATTTCTTTGTTACCGAGGATAATCAAATCTTTATTAATGAAACAAATGCTATGCCTGGATTTACTGCGTATAGCATGTACCCTAGCTTATGGGAAAATATGGGCCTATCATATGCTGACTTAATAAAAAAATTAATTGAATTAGCAAAAGATAAACATGAAGATAAGAAGAAAAATAAATACAGTATTAATTGA
- the cshA gene encoding degradosome RNA helicase CshA, which produces MQNFKELGISAKTVETLESMGFTEATPIQKDSIPLALAGRDVLGQAQTGTGKTGAFGIPLIEKVVGKEGVQSLILAPTRELAMQVAEQLKEFSKDQKVQVVTIFGGMPIDRQIKALKKGPQIVVGTPGRVIDHLNRRTLKTTGIHTLILDEADEMMNMGFIDDMRFIMDKIPAEQRQTMLFSATMPKAIQNLVQQFMNSPEIVKTMDNKMSNPQIDEYYTIVKELEKFDTFTNFLDVHQPELAIVFGRTKRRVDELTSALLSKGYKAEGLHGDITQAKRLEVLKKFKNDQIDILVATDVAARGLDISGVSHVYNFDIPQDTESYTHRIGRTGRAGKEGIAVTFVNPIEMDYIRQIEQANSRQMNALRPPHRKEVLKARENDIKEKVQNWMSKENEPRLQRIAGQLLEEYNDVELIASLLQELVEANDEVEVQLTFEKPLARKGRPSKGPRRNNNNKRGNKFDNKGRRGKPAFNKKGKKDKPSDRKDNKKSMKGRTFADHQK; this is translated from the coding sequence TTGCAAAATTTTAAAGAATTAGGGATATCGGCTAAAACAGTAGAAACCCTAGAATCAATGGGGTTTACAGAAGCCACACCAATTCAAAAGGATAGTATTCCACTTGCTTTAGCAGGTAGAGACGTATTAGGACAAGCTCAAACAGGTACTGGTAAAACAGGTGCTTTTGGTATTCCTTTAATAGAAAAAGTAGTAGGTAAAGAAGGCGTTCAATCATTAATTTTAGCCCCTACAAGAGAATTAGCGATGCAAGTTGCTGAACAATTAAAAGAATTTAGTAAAGATCAAAAAGTACAAGTCGTTACTATTTTCGGCGGTATGCCAATTGATCGTCAAATTAAGGCATTGAAAAAAGGACCTCAAATCGTAGTTGGTACACCAGGACGTGTTATAGACCATTTAAACCGTCGTACTTTAAAAACTACAGGAATCCATACTTTAATCTTAGATGAAGCGGATGAAATGATGAACATGGGCTTTATTGATGATATGAGATTTATCATGGATAAAATCCCAGCAGAACAACGTCAAACGATGTTATTCTCTGCTACTATGCCTAAAGCTATTCAAAATCTAGTTCAACAATTTATGAACTCACCTGAGATTGTAAAAACAATGGATAACAAAATGTCTAATCCACAAATTGACGAATATTATACAATCGTTAAAGAATTAGAAAAATTTGATACTTTTACTAACTTCTTAGATGTACATCAACCAGAGTTAGCTATCGTATTCGGTAGAACAAAACGTCGTGTTGATGAATTAACTAGTGCGTTATTATCTAAAGGTTACAAAGCTGAGGGATTACATGGTGATATCACTCAAGCTAAACGTTTAGAAGTCTTGAAAAAATTCAAAAACGATCAAATCGATATACTAGTAGCTACAGACGTTGCTGCGCGTGGACTAGATATTTCTGGCGTAAGTCATGTTTATAACTTTGATATTCCTCAAGATACTGAAAGCTATACGCACAGAATTGGACGTACAGGTCGTGCAGGTAAAGAAGGTATTGCTGTTACATTCGTTAACCCAATTGAAATGGATTATATCCGTCAAATTGAACAAGCGAATAGTCGTCAAATGAATGCTTTACGTCCACCACATCGTAAAGAAGTATTAAAAGCACGTGAAAACGACATTAAAGAAAAAGTACAAAATTGGATGTCTAAAGAAAATGAACCTAGATTACAACGCATCGCGGGTCAACTTTTAGAAGAATACAATGATGTTGAATTAATTGCTTCATTACTACAAGAGTTAGTAGAAGCAAACGATGAAGTTGAAGTACAACTTACATTTGAAAAACCTTTAGCAAGAAAAGGTCGTCCTTCTAAAGGACCACGTCGTAATAACAACAATAAACGCGGTAACAAGTTTGATAATAAAGGTCGCCGTGGCAAACCAGCATTTAACAAAAAAGGTAAAAAAGATAAACCATCAGATAGAAAAGACAACAAAAAGTCGATGAAAGGTCGTACTTTCGCTGACCACCAAAAATAA
- a CDS encoding UDP-N-acetylmuramoyl-tripeptide--D-alanyl-D-alanine ligase, which yields MIEVTLKQIQEWIDCEIDEQFLNQSIAGVTIDSRQIDSKMLFIPFKGENVDGHKFVKQALNDGAGASFYQKGETIDETITGPIIWVDDTLSALQQLAQAYLRYVNPHVIAVTGSNGKTTTKDMIESVLKPQFKVKKTLGNYNNEIGMPLTILQLDHDTEISILEMGMSGFHEIELLSKIAEPDIAVITNIGESHMQDLGSREGIAQAKFEITLGLKNEGLFIYDGDEPLLKPHVDQLKNVKLTSVGLNDDNTYVCKINDFATEGIVFSINESEQYVLPILGTHNMKNAAIAIAVGKRLNLDYETIYHNLKQVKLTGMRMEQHVTDEGLVVINDAYNASPTSMKAAIDTLANMTGRKILILGDVLELGQDSKKMHQQVGNYLANKGIDVLLTYGTEASYIYETGQNLVTQAVHYDDKSQLINYISDIAQQDDKILIKGSRGMKLEEVVDALI from the coding sequence ATGATCGAAGTAACATTAAAACAAATACAGGAATGGATTGATTGTGAAATTGACGAACAATTTTTAAATCAATCTATTGCAGGCGTGACAATTGACTCACGACAAATAGATAGCAAAATGTTGTTTATTCCTTTTAAAGGGGAAAATGTAGACGGCCACAAATTTGTGAAACAAGCATTAAATGATGGCGCAGGCGCTAGCTTCTATCAAAAAGGCGAAACAATAGACGAAACGATTACCGGTCCGATAATTTGGGTTGATGATACGTTAAGTGCTTTACAACAATTAGCACAAGCTTATTTGCGCTATGTGAATCCACACGTAATTGCAGTTACTGGATCTAATGGTAAGACAACCACTAAAGACATGATTGAAAGTGTGTTAAAGCCTCAATTTAAAGTTAAAAAAACACTGGGTAATTACAATAACGAAATTGGCATGCCGTTAACGATATTACAATTAGATCATGATACTGAAATTTCTATTCTTGAAATGGGCATGTCAGGTTTCCATGAAATTGAATTATTATCAAAAATTGCCGAACCAGATATTGCTGTAATTACCAACATTGGCGAATCACATATGCAAGATTTAGGTTCAAGAGAAGGTATTGCACAGGCTAAGTTTGAAATTACTTTAGGCCTGAAAAATGAAGGTTTATTTATATATGATGGTGATGAGCCATTGTTAAAGCCTCATGTAGATCAATTGAAAAATGTAAAACTTACAAGTGTTGGTTTAAACGACGACAATACTTATGTATGTAAAATAAACGATTTTGCGACTGAAGGTATTGTATTTTCAATTAATGAGTCAGAACAATACGTTTTACCTATTTTGGGCACGCACAATATGAAAAATGCTGCAATAGCAATAGCAGTAGGGAAACGATTAAATTTAGATTATGAAACGATATATCATAATTTAAAACAAGTTAAATTAACCGGCATGCGCATGGAACAACATGTAACAGACGAAGGCTTAGTCGTTATAAATGATGCTTATAACGCAAGTCCAACAAGTATGAAAGCTGCTATCGATACTTTAGCGAATATGACGGGTAGAAAAATATTAATTTTAGGTGATGTATTAGAGTTAGGTCAAGACAGTAAAAAAATGCATCAACAAGTAGGTAACTACTTAGCCAATAAAGGCATTGATGTTTTACTGACTTATGGTACTGAAGCTTCTTATATTTATGAAACTGGACAGAATTTAGTAACTCAAGCAGTTCATTATGATGATAAATCACAATTAATCAATTATATAAGCGACATAGCACAACAAGACGATAAAATTTTAATTAAAGGCTCAAGAGGCATGAAATTAGAAGAAGTCGTAGATGCTTTAATTTAA
- a CDS encoding Lmo0850 family protein, whose translation MNKNNDKLQNVVKLLSSLGVNIKKTKSRFEVMHTLPTTVKTTNELK comes from the coding sequence ATGAATAAGAACAACGACAAATTACAAAACGTAGTTAAGCTATTATCATCATTAGGGGTAAACATAAAGAAAACGAAATCAAGATTTGAAGTTATGCATACTTTACCAACTACTGTGAAAACCACTAACGAATTGAAATAG
- the csoZ gene encoding putative copper chaperone CsoZ — translation MVTKVILVAGLNTAEQAESLTQHLLNIIGVHQANVDSQNSSIQVTFTTPANLNNIEKEIYDKGYTIIF, via the coding sequence ATGGTAACAAAAGTAATTTTAGTAGCAGGTCTTAATACTGCTGAGCAGGCGGAATCGTTAACGCAACATTTATTAAATATTATAGGTGTTCACCAAGCTAATGTTGATAGTCAAAATAGTTCTATTCAAGTCACTTTTACTACACCGGCTAATTTAAACAATATAGAAAAAGAAATTTATGATAAAGGTTATACAATAATCTTTTAA
- the mazE gene encoding type II toxin-antitoxin system antitoxin MazE has product MSSFNQSRNHNIEQSLKEGYSQMADLNLSLAAEAFPFECEACDCNESYISSNNTSD; this is encoded by the coding sequence ATGTCAAGTTTTAACCAAAGTAGAAACCATAATATAGAACAATCTTTAAAAGAAGGCTATTCTCAAATGGCTGATTTGAATCTCTCCCTTGCAGCAGAAGCTTTTCCCTTTGAATGTGAAGCTTGTGATTGCAATGAATCTTATATTAGTTCAAATAACACAAGTGATTAA
- the csoR gene encoding copper-sensing transcriptional repressor CsoR, which translates to MTEVSQAHHSTQTKNNLKSRLNRIEGQVKAINRMIDEDVYCDDVLTQIRATRSALNSVATKLLDHHMKSCIMEKIDNGENEAAMEELLVTFQKLMKD; encoded by the coding sequence ATGACTGAAGTATCTCAAGCCCATCACTCTACACAGACTAAAAATAATTTAAAATCACGTTTAAATCGAATTGAAGGTCAAGTCAAAGCAATCAATCGTATGATTGATGAAGACGTTTATTGTGATGATGTGTTAACACAAATTAGAGCAACACGTTCAGCTTTGAATAGTGTAGCCACTAAATTATTAGATCACCATATGAAGAGTTGTATTATGGAAAAGATTGATAATGGTGAGAACGAAGCAGCCATGGAGGAATTGTTAGTTACATTTCAAAAATTAATGAAAGACTAA
- a CDS encoding PH domain-containing protein: MYNPQKLHPISYISGIIETIKQNFIFVFIFLIFNLKDFDYTNFNSYIYPGIVTLIFVISFILHSLKVYKTRYWIEEDHFILTTGIFTKQRKELNIRRIQSVDTAQGIVNRLVGGVVLQIKTPSDGIELDTVSKNQSQLIQQTIKQQQLDLADNVINDEALRDDEENEIDHTNTATQQIYKLNFKNLLLMAMTSGAIGIAFAAVMPIFGSFSDIIPWNAITSKIEHIAQAVYVIVIIIVFAILFISYIIGTIITIIRYFNYTLTRENNQLNISYGLFKVQNITVPTDRVQAVIESQSFLRKIFGYTAIHFVITSDMDVNLEDETVDGKVMVLPFIKRKEAFNIIKDLVPYFEFNEARKGMPLRSLHRYFIKEFFALLVIGAIATYFWSAWALVIVSALLLVFIINAILNVKFAGHIVKQEELVVHNVSILGMKNSYFKRDKILGMENTQTPFLKRSNLTTFKYVIAKGAGMQKIGLKYENSNTVNSLKRWYLRGERHE, encoded by the coding sequence ATGTATAACCCTCAAAAATTACACCCCATTTCTTATATTTCAGGTATTATTGAGACAATAAAGCAAAACTTTATTTTTGTGTTTATTTTTTTAATATTTAACTTAAAAGATTTTGATTACACAAATTTTAATTCGTACATCTATCCTGGTATCGTGACCCTTATTTTTGTGATTTCATTTATTTTACATAGTCTAAAAGTGTATAAGACAAGATATTGGATTGAAGAGGATCATTTTATATTAACGACTGGTATTTTCACTAAGCAACGTAAGGAATTGAATATTCGTCGTATTCAATCTGTTGATACTGCGCAAGGTATAGTGAATCGTCTCGTGGGTGGCGTCGTATTACAAATTAAAACGCCAAGTGATGGGATAGAGTTGGATACAGTATCAAAAAATCAAAGCCAATTGATACAACAAACAATTAAACAACAACAATTAGATTTAGCAGATAATGTTATAAATGATGAAGCCTTGCGTGATGATGAAGAAAATGAAATTGACCATACTAATACTGCGACACAACAAATCTATAAATTAAACTTTAAAAATCTACTTTTAATGGCAATGACGAGTGGGGCAATTGGTATAGCATTTGCAGCTGTAATGCCTATATTTGGTAGTTTTTCAGACATTATTCCATGGAACGCAATTACCAGCAAAATAGAACATATTGCACAAGCTGTTTATGTCATAGTGATTATTATAGTTTTTGCTATTCTGTTTATTAGTTATATTATTGGTACAATTATTACTATAATTCGTTATTTTAATTACACATTAACGCGAGAAAATAACCAACTAAATATTTCATATGGATTATTTAAGGTTCAAAATATAACTGTGCCAACAGATAGAGTACAAGCAGTTATAGAAAGCCAATCTTTTTTACGTAAAATTTTTGGTTACACAGCAATACATTTTGTTATCACTAGTGATATGGATGTTAATCTGGAAGATGAAACAGTCGATGGTAAAGTTATGGTTTTACCGTTTATTAAACGTAAGGAAGCATTTAACATAATTAAAGATTTGGTACCTTATTTTGAATTTAATGAAGCGCGCAAAGGGATGCCACTAAGAAGTTTACATCGTTACTTTATAAAAGAATTTTTCGCACTTTTAGTCATTGGTGCAATAGCTACTTATTTTTGGTCAGCGTGGGCACTTGTTATTGTTAGTGCCTTGTTATTAGTGTTTATTATTAATGCAATTTTAAACGTGAAATTTGCAGGACATATAGTGAAGCAAGAAGAACTTGTTGTCCATAATGTTTCGATTTTAGGAATGAAAAATAGCTATTTTAAACGTGACAAAATTTTAGGTATGGAAAATACGCAAACTCCATTCTTAAAAAGAAGCAATTTAACAACATTTAAGTATGTAATAGCTAAGGGAGCAGGTATGCAAAAGATTGGCTTAAAATATGAAAATTCAAACACAGTTAATAGTTTAAAAAGATGGTATTTAAGAGGTGAGCGACATGAATGA
- the acpS gene encoding holo-ACP synthase: protein MIYGIGIDLIEIERIETLYHRQQKFVDRILSQQEIAKFNTFNNSKRKVEFLAGRFACKEAFSKALGTGLGKTIAFNDINCFNDELGKPCIEHDDYIVHVSITHSENYAMSQVILEYK, encoded by the coding sequence ATGATATATGGCATTGGTATTGATTTGATTGAGATAGAACGCATAGAAACGTTATATCATAGACAGCAAAAATTCGTTGATAGAATTTTATCACAACAAGAAATTGCAAAATTTAATACTTTTAACAACTCTAAACGAAAAGTGGAATTTTTAGCAGGAAGATTTGCTTGTAAAGAAGCATTCAGTAAAGCTTTAGGTACTGGATTAGGGAAAACGATCGCTTTTAACGATATAAATTGCTTTAATGATGAATTAGGAAAACCTTGTATTGAACATGATGATTATATCGTCCATGTAAGTATTACACATTCAGAAAATTATGCTATGAGCCAAGTTATATTAGAATATAAATAA
- a CDS encoding FtsW/RodA/SpoVE family cell cycle protein, with the protein MSNSRRSREDSWMRRVDWILVGFIVILAIISVSIIHSAMGGGQYSSNFSERQIFYYVLGAIIAGLIMIVSPKKLIKYSYLLYFILCFALFVLIIIPETPFTPVINGAKSWYKLGPISVQPSEFMKIVLMLALAKLVMKHNKFTFNKSLETDLKLLFKIIGISLLPMALILLQNDLGTTLVLCAIIVGVIIVSGITWKLLAPLFIVGIAFASSILLTMIYKPSLIESLLGVKTYQLGRISSWLDPYTYSSGDGYHLTESLKAIGSGQLLGKGFNHGEVYIPENHTDFIFSVIGEEFGFIGSVILLLIFLGLIFHLVRLATTDESPFNKIFLIGYVSLLLFHILQNIGMTIQLLPITGIPLPFISYGGSSLWSLMCGIGVCLSIYYHQPKRFNEDADTTPLRQSTTN; encoded by the coding sequence ATGAGTAATTCACGTCGTTCAAGAGAAGACAGTTGGATGCGTCGCGTCGATTGGATTTTAGTTGGCTTTATCGTAATATTAGCTATAATTAGTGTGAGTATCATACATTCTGCTATGGGTGGCGGTCAATATAGCTCTAACTTTAGTGAAAGACAAATATTTTATTATGTGTTAGGTGCCATAATTGCCGGCTTAATAATGATTGTCTCTCCTAAAAAACTAATTAAATACAGTTATTTATTGTACTTTATATTATGTTTTGCTTTATTCGTCTTAATCATCATTCCAGAAACACCTTTTACTCCTGTAATCAATGGTGCTAAAAGTTGGTACAAACTAGGCCCAATTAGTGTCCAACCTTCTGAATTCATGAAAATAGTTTTGATGTTAGCACTAGCGAAATTAGTAATGAAACATAATAAGTTTACTTTCAACAAATCACTTGAAACAGATTTAAAATTATTATTCAAGATTATTGGTATATCACTCTTACCAATGGCACTCATTTTGTTACAAAATGACTTAGGTACTACATTAGTACTTTGCGCTATTATAGTCGGCGTTATTATCGTCAGTGGTATTACATGGAAATTACTAGCACCACTCTTTATAGTCGGTATAGCCTTTGCGTCGAGTATTTTATTGACAATGATATATAAACCTTCATTAATAGAAAGTTTATTAGGCGTTAAAACCTATCAATTAGGAAGAATTAGTTCATGGTTAGATCCTTATACTTATAGTAGTGGAGACGGGTACCATTTAACTGAATCTCTAAAAGCGATTGGTTCAGGACAATTGCTAGGTAAAGGCTTTAATCATGGTGAAGTCTACATTCCAGAAAACCACACCGACTTTATTTTTTCAGTAATCGGTGAAGAGTTTGGTTTTATAGGTTCGGTTATTCTATTACTTATATTCCTAGGTTTAATCTTCCATTTAGTGCGACTAGCGACAACTGATGAAAGTCCATTTAATAAGATCTTTCTTATTGGATATGTATCATTGTTATTATTCCATATTTTACAAAATATCGGTATGACTATTCAGTTGCTTCCAATAACTGGTATCCCTTTACCGTTTATAAGTTATGGTGGTAGTTCGTTGTGGAGTTTAATGTGCGGAATTGGTGTTTGTCTTTCTATATATTATCACCAACCAAAGCGCTTTAACGAAGATGCAGATACTACACCACTACGACAATCAACAACAAATTAA
- a CDS encoding type II toxin-antitoxin system PemK/MazF family toxin — protein sequence MRRGDVYLADLSPVQGSEQGGVRPVVIIQNDTGNKYSPTVIVAAITGRINKAKIPTHVEIEKKKYKLDKDSVILLEQIRTLDKKRLKEKLTYLSEDKMKEVNNALDISLGLHNVRNHK from the coding sequence ATGAGAAGAGGAGATGTATATCTAGCTGATTTATCACCAGTACAAGGGTCTGAACAAGGGGGAGTAAGACCGGTAGTTATCATACAAAATGATACTGGTAATAAATATAGTCCTACCGTAATTGTGGCTGCAATTACTGGTAGGATTAATAAAGCTAAAATCCCAACGCACGTAGAAATAGAAAAGAAAAAGTATAAGCTGGATAAAGATTCGGTTATACTACTTGAACAAATAAGAACGTTAGATAAAAAGAGACTAAAAGAAAAATTAACGTATTTATCAGAAGACAAGATGAAAGAAGTCAATAATGCGCTTGATATTAGTTTAGGATTACATAATGTTAGAAATCACAAATAA